One window of the Oncorhynchus keta strain PuntledgeMale-10-30-2019 chromosome 31, Oket_V2, whole genome shotgun sequence genome contains the following:
- the LOC118364085 gene encoding potassium-transporting ATPase alpha chain 1-like, giving the protein MSKGDSYDMFEMNGEVDVKMKKKKKIKKKDRLEGMKKEMDIDDHEITIEELEMRYTTSVTKGLTTSKAAEVLERDGPNELLPPKGTPEYVKFARQLAGGLQCLMWVAAVICFIAFGIEFSRGTLGCFDDLYLAITLITVVVVTGCFGYYQEFKSTNIIASFKNLVPQQALVIRDGQKNQINAMDLVVGDLVEIKGGDRVPADIRIIFAQGCKVDNSSLTGESEPQSKTPECTHENPLETKNIAFFSTTCLEGVATGTVINTGDRTIIGRIASLASGVGNEKTPIAIEIEHFVDIIAGLAIFFGFTFFVVAMFIGYAFLEAMIFFMAIVVAYVPEGLLATVTVCLSLTAKRLARKNCVVKNLEAVETLGSTSVICSDKTGTLTQNRMTVAHLWFDNVIHAADTTEDQSGQSFDQSSETWRSLARVAGLCNRAIFKPNQESLPIPRRIVVGDASETALLKFTELAIGNMMEYRERFKKVVEVPFNSTNKFQLSVHELEDPMDLRYLLVMKGAPERILERCSTILIRGQEMPLDEQWREAFQTAYMDLGSLGERVLGFCHIYLNENEFPRGYKFDSDEMNFTTSGLCFAGLISMIDPPRATVPDAVMKCRTAGIRVVMVTGDHPITARAIAANVGIITEGSETVEDIATRKRIPVEQVNRSDARACVISGGQLKDMSSEELDEALRSHPEMVFARTSPQQKLIIVESCQRLGSIVAVTGDGVNDSPALKKADIGIAMGIAGSDAAKNAADMILLDDNFASIVTGVEQGRLIFDNLKKSIAYTLTKNIPELTPYLIYITVSVPLPLGCITILMIELATDIFPSVSLAYEKAESDIMHLKPRNPRKDRLVNESLAAYSYFQIGAIQSFAGFTDYFAAMAQEGWYPLLCVGLRSHWEDVHLQDLQDSYGQEWTYAQRLYQQYTCYTVFFISIEICQIADVLIRKTRRLSIFQQGFFRNKVLVSAIVFQLLLGNLLCYCPGMPNIFNFMPIRGQWWFVPIPYGILIFVYDEIRKLGVRRHPGSWWDQELYY; this is encoded by the exons ATGAGTAAAGGG GACTCTTACGACATGTTTGAGATGAATGGAGAGGTGGACGTCAAgatgaagaaaaagaagaagataaAGAAAAAGGATAGGCTAGAGGGCATGAAGAAGGAGATGGACATT GACGACCACGAGATCACAATAGAAGAGCTAGAGATGAGGTATACCACCAGTGTTACCAAG GGCCTGACGACCAGCAAAGCAGCAGAGGTTCTGGAGCGGGACGGCCCCAACGAACTGCTGCCCCCCAAAGGGACACCAGAGTACGTCAAATTTGCCCGTCAGCTGGCCGGAGGGCTGCAGTGTCTGATGTGGGTGGCAGCCGTCATCTGCTTCATTGCTTTCGGCATCGAGTTCTCCAGGGGAACCCTCGGCTGCTTTGACGAT CTGTACCTCGCCATCACTCTGATCACTGTTGTTGTGGTGACTGGCTGTTTCGGTTACTACCAAGAGTTTAAGAGCACCAACATCATCGCCAGCTTCAAAAATCTAGTGCCACAG CAAGCCCTGGTGATCCGTGACGGGCAGAAGAACCAGATCAATGCCATGGACCTGGTGGTGGGAGACCTGGTGGAGATCAAGGGTGGTGACCGCGTGCCTGCTGACATCCGCATCATCTTTGCCCAGGGCTGTAAG gTGGATAACTCATCCCTGACAGGAGAGTCAGAGCCCCAGAGCAAAACCCCGGAGTGTACCCACGAGAACCCCCTAGAGACTAAGAACATCGCCTTCTTCTCCACCACCTGCCTGGAAG GAGTGGCCACAGGAACAGTCATCAACACGGGTGACCGCACCATCATTGGCCGCATTGCCAGCTTGGCGTCAGGCGTAGGCAATGAGAAGACACCAATTGCCATAGAGATTGAGCACTTTGTTGACATCATTGCTGGGCTGGCCATCTTCTTTGGCTTCACCTTCTTCGTGGTGGCCATGTTTATCGGCTATGCCTTCCTGGAGGCTATGATCTTCTTCATGGCCATCGTGGTGGCCTATGTACCTGAGGGGCTGCTGGCTACTGTCACT gtgtgtctgtcgcTGACGGCCAAGCGTCTGGCCAGGAAGAACTGTGTGGTGAAGAACCTGGAGGCTGTGGAGACCCTGGGCTCCACCTCGGTCATCTGCTCCGACAAGACGGGCACTCTGACCCAGAACAGGATGACCGTGGCCCACCTGTGGTTCGACAATGTGATCCATGCCGCAGACACCACAGAGGACCAATCAGGTCAGAGCTTTGACCAATCATCCGAGACATGGCGATCGTTGGCAAGAGTGGCAGGACTCTGTAACCGGGCCATCTTCAAACCCAACCAGGAGTCTCTGCCTATTCCTAGG AGAATAGTGGTGGGCGACGCCTCAGAGACGGCTCTGCTGAAGTTCACTGAGCTGGCCATAGGGAACATGATGGAATACAGGGAGCGATTCAAAAAGGTTGTTGAAGTACCATTCAACTCCACCAACAAGTTCCAG CTGTCAGTGCATGAGTTGGAAGACCCCATGGACCTGCGCTACCTGCTGGTGATGAAGGGGGCGCCAGAGAGGATCTTGGAGCGCTGCTCCACCATCCTGATCAGGGGCCAGGAGATGCCCCTGGATGAACAGTGGAGAGAGGCCTTCCAGACTGCATACATGGACCTGGGGAGCCTGGGGGAGAGAGTGCTGG GTTTCTGTCACATCTATCTAAATGAGAATGAGTTCCCTCGTGGTTACAAGTTTGACTCCGATGAGATGAACTTCACCACGTCTGGTTTGTGTTTCGCTGGACTCATCTCCATGATCGACCCGCCCCGCGCCACTGTGCCTGACGCTGTCATGAAATGCCGCACGGCTGGAATAAGG GTAGTCATGGTGACAGGCGATCACCCGATCACCGCCAGAGCCATCGCTGCGAACGTTGGCATCATCACAGAGGGCAGTGAGACAGTAGAGGACATCGCTACCAGGAAACGCATCCCAGTGGAGCAGGTCAACAGGAG TGATGCCCGTGCCTGTGTGATCAGTGGTGGTCAGCTGAAGGACATGAGCAGTGAAGAGCTGGACGAAGCGTTGAGGAGTCACCCTGAAATGGTGTTCGCCCGCACCTCCCCCCAGCAGAAACTCATCATTGTGGAGAGCTGTCAGCGCCTG GGCTCCATTGTGGCTGTGACAGGCGATGGGGTGAACGACTCCCCTGCGTTGAAAAAGGCAGACATTGGTATTGCCATGGGCATAGCTGGCTCCGATGCAGCTAAGAATGCAGCTGACATGATTCTGCTGGATGACAACTTTGCCTCCATCGTCACAGGGGTGGAGCAGG GCCGTCTGATCTTTGACAACCTGAAGAAGTCCATTGCGTACACACTGACCAAGAACATTCCGGAGCTCACACCCTACCTCATCTACATCACTGTCAGTGTTCCTCTGCCATTGGGCTGCATCACCATCCTCATGATCGAGCTGGCCACCGACATT tttccctctgtgtctctggccTATGAGAAGGCAGAGAGTGATATTATGCATCTGAAACCCAGGAACCCGCGTAAGGATAGGTTGGTGAACGAATCTCTGGCTGCCTACTCCTACTTCCAGATTG GAGCGATCCAGTCTTTCGCTGGTTTCACAGACTACTTTGCAGCGATGGCCCAGGAGGGCTGGTATCCCCTGCTGTGTGTGGGGCTCAGGTCCCACTGGGAGGACGTCCATCTGCAGGACCTGCAGGACAGCTATGGCCaggagtgg ACATACGCCCAGCGTCTGTATCAGCAGTACACCTGCTACACTGTCTTCTTCATCAGTATTGAGATCTGCCAGATTGCTGATGTGTTGATCAGGAAAACCCGCCGTCTGTCCATCTTCCAGCAGGGCTTCTTTAG GAACAAGGTGCTAGTGAGTGCCATCGTCTTCCAGCTGTTACTGGGTAACCTGCTGTGCTACTGCCCAGGGATGCCAAACATTTTCAACTTCATGCCCATTAG GGGCCAATGGTGGTTCGTTCCAATCCCGTACGGAATTCTAATCTTTGTCTATGACGAGATCAGGAAGCTGGGGGTCAGAAGACATCCAGGAA GTTGGTGGGACCAGGAGCTGTATTATTGA